DNA from Denticeps clupeoides chromosome 7, fDenClu1.1, whole genome shotgun sequence:
GTTTTGAATTAATGTGTTGAGGTTTTAATGTTGGATTGTGCCAGTGGGATTGTGCCATGTTCCAGAAGCACCTAACCCACGACCTGGCGACCCGACTCCCATTGGACTGGGTACTCGTGCTGTGCAACCCAAACCATAATGATTTAAATCCGCGAGAGATGGATTGTGGCCTGATCCAGGTCACGGCTCGAACGTGGCACTGATCCACGCCGGCCTTCTGACATTCCACGGACTGAAGGGTGAAGGCCGTATTTGTGCTGTGTTGAAAAGAGCAGGGTGTACATGACGAACGTCCCAGCTGCACTGTGCAGCCTGAAGTCACTCAAATTACAATTTATAAAGGCCATTGTTCAAATGGAGCTGCCGTACACGCCCTCTGAAAATGACCACCCTGTATAACGGTGTCAACATCACACACCTTTTATTTAGTttcataaatacacaaaaaaactctgccATATCTGTATAAACCATCTAtgcgtcaaaaaaaaaaaaaaaaaggatttaaaaaaaaaatgataaaacacaGGAGCCGCATAGTGATCAGCTAAGGACTGAATAATGTGACAGGCAACGGGGAAAGGGAATTTccttgtttccatgacaacagcaTGGCCAGTTGGGGGAGTGGCTCCTCTTTGTCACTACAGCTCTTAAGCATTCTTCTGGTCTCAGGCACTGAGGAGGAGCACCCAGGCAAGCGGCTGCGGCCTGCAGCAAGGCGGAATTCACCGAACAGAAATTTACAAtagctacagaaaaaaaaaaaaaaaaaaaaaactgattatgACCATCTCCTGTGGATGGAATCTGCCGCATGTCAacttcatatttttatattttacaataaagcTTTCCTACATACACGAAGGCCTCAAAATTCACTGGGGACGGCACggtggagagaggagggggaggagctacAGGCAGAGACTGAATAacgtgaggaggaggacacattaacaggaacaggaagagaTTGTTTACAGCATCATAAGAGAGCGAGAGACtccaacactgtgtgtgtgagagagaggaagagaaaagggaagaaagaaaatggCCAGGGAGAAACACACTCCCCGGGTGGTATTTTCAGCAACTGCACTGACTGcaagtgtgtgtataaatagaGTGGGGGATAAAAATCAATAGAGGCTTGTCAGGTCCTGGCAGTAGGAACAGTTCAATAGAATGACAGAGAGCCTCCTGTTCTTCAGGACTCCGTCCACGCTGCTCTAAACCGGCATGGAGAAGGGCTCAGTTCCGCAAGGCAGCCAGCCTGAAACAAGAGCAAATCCATATCTGTCTATTATagtctcagtgtgtgtgcgtgtgtgtgtacacaacattaaaacacaagCCTGAAACCTTTGAAACAGCCCTGAAATGTCAATTCAACGACTCCGCTAGACCTTCGAAGGTAAAGTTTGCCATCTGGCACCAGACCACCAGTAGAAGATCCTTTTAAGTCCTGGAAATTGCTAGGTGGTGCCTCCCTGTTTTTGAGACCTGAGGAATTTGTACTCCATGTGATCCCCAAACCATTCCAGAACCATTCTTCCCATGTGGCAGGGAGTTACGTGAGGTTTTACAGCAGATGTGCTGCAGAAGGTCTTCTGTATGTGAGACCTGTCGGACCAGCTTTAACACTTCACACTGGTTACTAATTACTTCTTTCATAGAGTAACTGAGTAAGTAACGGAGTAACAGCATTATAAAAGTAACTAGTTACCAGGGAAAATaacttaaaatgttcaaatgggTCAAAAGTGTGGATGGCGTGGCTCCGCCTGCTCCTTAGCCACACCTGGAGTTTTGCGTCCACGTTCTTGGCCACTAGTTTTTAATGAAGTGTGAGATGAGAGGAGCTTCATATGATTTTAATTGCTCGTTACCGACGCGGATGGTTCCAgggcataatgtacatttaatatatacattttgaaCTAAACCTAAACCTCAGATGAtggaaaaagaaagtaaaatggAAAGGCAGGTGTTATTTTTGTGATTTCTTGGTTGAGAATGGGTGTGGCAGTAATCTGGCCAGGGTGTGGCTAGAGATATTACAGATATTAAACTCAGGTGTGACGAAACGCTGTTAAAttagatttaaatgtgacgAACCAGGGAAAAAAGTATGAAATCAGAGAGGGGGCAAatactttttcacaccactgtatccCCTGACCCCCATATCATTTTTCCTGAAGTCTTAATTATTAGCTTTAAACCCCAGGCCCGCTAAACAGGTATACCTGCGCGAAAGCTGGTCCTCCCTCTCCTGGGAGCGGCCCGAGGTCTCTCCGACAGAGGCAGCACCGGCTGGGAGCTGGCTGAGCTGGTCCATCACCTCCAGCCCATTCTCCTCCGCAATCTGATAGATCAGGTCGTCCACCTGGTCCTGGGGTGTGGTTAGCGTGGTGGCTGAGCTCATGGAGTCCTCCATAACCTGAACGTACACAAAAAGACGTAAATAATgtgacattaaaaatgtttctgataCTCAGTTCTGACTATTCTTTTCTCGCCTTGAAGACCAAACATTTGTAAACTCATTTCAAATgagctttttatttaaaaggtcccatgaaatgaaaatgtgactgtgagattaattaacattaatattagtTCCCCTAGCTCTCCGTCcggagagcggcagctcagacggtcgggtCTGGAATTTGTTACCTCctttttctcatgctttgtccacccagataatttcccacccctcccctaaaacattatctccgcaaagcactgcagttgctctgtgGTTGGATGTTAAAAGGAGCacaaatggttttttttttttaagactccgaagaaccagcgggttcatttcattgtgggactggatcaaagtggccgtaattctgcaccaagacttcagatacagtgataagactgatataaaagcaaaaaaaaatttaaataaataaattcatgtcagggaacctttaaaggtcataaaatatttaataccaGCAGCATTTCTGACTGATAATAGCGTTTCCACTTTTAGGCTGTTCGTTGCTACACCTCTACAAATAAAATCAAGTATTCAAAAGTGAAGCAAAAGAACAAGCATAAGAAAATTGACACCCACTGAGGTGTGGACATCCAGGTTCTGCACTTGTGACTCAAACTTGTCCATGACAGCCGACACCTTCTGCAGGTCCATGGAGCTCAGAGCCTTGTCCAGAGCTTTTGTCACTTGCGTCATATTCTTGGTGACCTAGATTATATTTCGGAAAACATTCCTTTGTTAAACTTGCTTCTCGAGATAAGATCTACGCTACACAAAAGGCTTCCGCTCTCGGCGATCTCTCACCCCCTTCATCGTGACCGCTGTCTGGACCTTGGAGGCCACAGCGTCAACGCGAGACGCCATTCGCAGCCAGTTGAGGCCTTCGTTCTTCTTGCGGATGGCATTCTCAGCGTACACCCGGGCACACTCCACATTCTTCTGCTGCAGGGCCTGCAGCCAAGCGACGGACACAAACAAGCCTCTCATTAGTGCCGTAATGAGGACGCCCAAACGGAAGACTATTTTTACCCGGGCATTCAAGATTGCAATAAACACGGAGAAAAATGCAGTCCAGGTCTGACTGTTATTGGTGCAACAGTAACCAGACCGGTTTCGCTGGCCTTTTCACTTTATGATTTTTCCAAGAAGCTGCCAACATAACAAGAAATATTCAGCGTTTTGCAGCTGATTTATTTCATCGTTTttacattctctctctcaagcCAAACTTAAATGTGCCACGTCACGGAAAATTACAACTGTCCGGTTTTCCTTCACACCAACACCTTCCACGATGACATAGCGTCCTCTGGTGGTATAAAGGAGACATTACGCCAGAGACAGGCTGGTACGTTCCTTTCCAGCAAAGACAAGAGCCGCAAATTCTTCttaacatgtaaaatgaagataatactgcatatattatttttattttttgccattaaTAAAAACTAGGGTATGCTTATGAAATTATTTAGTAGGAGTGGGGGATCAGGAACATTGCACGTGTGGGGATGGGCTGGGGGTTTGAACGTGGCCAGAACGCCATTTAATTACCAGCACGAACATGCGTGTAGAAACCGACGACGTGACAAATGTTAGTCTAATGTTAGAATGTTCTAACTAGTTTAGACTAGTCTAAAAACCCGGCCGGACATGTTTggggaaattaaaaaaaagaaaaaaaaaaaaaaaaaggagttctGGTCACTAACTTAGTGGCGCTATGCCAACTAATCACTAATCAACTTAATCAACATatacaaatcattaaacacaaaatattgcaacaacaaaaaaaaaaactgtttactcaccccaagaggGGTCAGATTTTGGAACACTTCTCTAATTTAACAAACTGAACAACAGCCATGGTGGGAGGTAGACAGGagggtggccaatcagattgCAAGGGTGGCTACTGTCGCCCCTGGCTTAGCATACCTGCGGTCAAAAAACCTTGATAAATGCATGCCAATTAATGCACAGCACTGTGGCCTTAAGCATTTTGACACCCGCCAAGCAGCGGTGgaaagaaagcggccccgtgatcagaggGTCGCCGGATCGAATCCTGAAcctccccggtcgcctgtcatggctgcccactgctcaccaagggtgatggttaaatacagaggacacatttcgatgtgtcaccatgtgctgtgcttggttGCTGCACTTTAGCTGGAAACACACAACCAGCCACCGACTTCACTGGTTTTCCCTTAGTTCTCACAGATCTTTCCCTCAGCACACCTCACAGCGGTCATTTGCACTGCCAGTGTGACCACGCCCAGTGGGAATGCATTATCCCGCCTTTCATAATGTTAAAACACACAACTCTGTGTTACACACCTTCTTAACTTTGGCTTGTTCCGCCTTGGAGTCCTTCtctgctttcttggccagtctCTCCAGTTGTTTTGAAGTGAACTGCAGGGAATCATAAAGATGGAACATTAACTAAAATGTCCACTAccaccattttaaaaacatcacACTGAAGCTGTACTTACCTTTAGCTGAAAGAGTGTTTCTGTGGGAAGGATAATGGAAAGAGAGAACCACAAAATATATAGTTACTGTACAGCTTTACACTATAAACAGACAGCAAGGCCAAAGAATTTAAGGCCTTCTGAAATGAGCCGAGATGGTAAACCTATGACATTCATTTCATCAACAcaactgaacaaaataaaatacaaaaaaaaatatgtacaattagattctttttttttattattgaaaagtAAAGCACTATTGAGTTTGAGTGCTATGCAAACACAGAACTTTAAATTCACCTTGAGCAATAATTTGTGATCGACTACATATTGCATTGGTCAGCAGGCCTTGAGAACCACAGTCAGGCAACTATAACACGAGTTCACttaatttataataaatttaaatatatatatatatatatatatatatatatatataataaaatacgaGGGAGTGCAAGCTCCTCCAATGGTACATTACAAGAAATACTGAAATTTAGATTTCCCGACTTAGATTTCCCGAGGTTTCCTTCTATGGccacaacactgattaattCGAAACAGCCTTTAATCCAGTTCCTAAAAGCTGGGTGTGAAAATAAATTGGTATAATATAGTTTCTTGTGATGGCATCAGAGTGTGGCAGGGTGGTGCCCCGAAACCTGTACCACTTCTACAAACGTTCCTGAAATATAAATCATAATTCGTGCTTCTCAAGCACGGCCACGTGTTGACGCTGTGGCGCGATCGACACCCTTCCGTAAAGATACGCTGACGGACACATTATCGTCGGAATCCAGACAACCGAAACATCGGGAGCGATTTCTGGTCGCGTCGACGTAACCTGTGCGCAGACCCACTCGAATGTATTTCCCAAATTAACCAACCCTGgacacagaaacattttaaacacacaatGACCTAAATCAAGCACGTCGGCCACCTCTGGAAAACGAACCGGTTCGGTACAGTTCGCGCCAGAAGGCCAGGGCTGGCCAGGCAGTGCGGGAAACTTTCCGCTGCCGGGGGGCATTTACCGTCCATGTCGGTGCCGGCCGAGGGGCGCGTTCTTCCGGGTAATTCTCACCAGCCTGGCGGAGCTCGGCGCACAAGAACTTGTTTGTTGTGATTTCCTGCTCGCGGGCCACTTCCGGGTTCGGGGCTTCGCCGCGGTCACGTGACGCGCGGTGCCCGGATGTGAAGGGGATTTATCAAGAAGACCGACCGGTTATTTGTCCTTCTTGTCCCATCATCTGCATTCACTCGCCTTGTGAAAGCTGCCGATATAATGGCAAAATTAGACATCAATGTAGGAATTCTCCTGATTCGAGGCAGGTTCGCATGTATTAGATgaataattaacacacacacacacatatatatatatatatgtgataaCCCACTGTGCTCTTATATACAGCTTTCACGTTTCATCAAAAGTTTGGAGTAAAATTTCATATGTTGGGGTGGAGCCACTTTATTACAAAGAGTATTTCTGCTGGTAAGCAGGGAAATTTCGGTCTTGTGATTACACATTATGCTGCTATGAAAATGGGACATGAGAATAACCTCCTGCTGTAATCTTTTCCATTTAGGCACATTTCATGTAATTAAAAGGGCTTACGTGTGAAAGTAAATACAGACCGATCTAATTCTTCTACCAGGAACTAATGGCCATGAAATGTTCGACCTGGAGTTTAAGGCTCCGGAATACACTCCCTCCCCTCCCACGGCTGTACAGAACGGTAAATGTCATTACTGGATTAGAGAATAGAAGTACCAGGTGGGAggggacactgtgtgtgtgtctgagagagagggGACAACAAGCCTTTGTCACACAGCAACTGTAGGTCGATGTAGTCGCTGCGCCGTCTCCTGTGCTGCTACGCTGGTGATGGGGACTGGATCAACCAAGTGCCAGGAAGACTCAGGTACATTTAAATGGTGCATTTAGAGCTGTTGTATCGCCCGTTCACATGTAGCCAGCGAACAGCagctttttaaacattacatacGTACAAGTTTTTGTTTTATGGTGCAGACGATTTATCTGATATAAGGTCAAACTCATTTGTCAGGTCAAACTGACTCATAAGAGCAGCTTGTGACAGCAAATTAATATAATCCACTTTAAATAGGCGCGGTTAGATTTCTAATATGCATTGATGTTACTGCACAAGTATGCTGATAAAAATTCTGAAACATATATATTTCAATTATATTTAACAGTGtaacataatttaaatgaagaaataatgGCTTTGCTTAATGGTTAAAATGGAGTCtttaaaatgtatgcattactTTATTCT
Protein-coding regions in this window:
- the chmp1a gene encoding charged multivesicular body protein 1a, whose amino-acid sequence is MDETLFQLKFTSKQLERLAKKAEKDSKAEQAKVKKALQQKNVECARVYAENAIRKKNEGLNWLRMASRVDAVASKVQTAVTMKGVTKNMTQVTKALDKALSSMDLQKVSAVMDKFESQVQNLDVHTSVMEDSMSSATTLTTPQDQVDDLIYQIAEENGLEVMDQLSQLPAGAASVGETSGRSQEREDQLSRRLAALRN